In one window of Desulfarculaceae bacterium DNA:
- a CDS encoding CoA transferase, producing MNTARPKWAEWADWIRQEDDPAAAGPKPEALDDLVVLDLSNNSYAGAYCSSMLAEFGAEVIRVEPPGGDFLRTCTPYGMRHQGEGLNYLTEGRNKYHITLDLEQTRGRELLRGLAAQADVLIETYAPGVMDAWGLGYEDLEQANPGLIFASITSQGQFGPLSDQPSPDYDNVAQARSGIQYATGAVPPPGQPLDECPWAVSTKASPWIAWCTAGTFMATGILAALHWRMASGRGQALDVSTTEAYMRLDDYSHIWFQGGGHITERLGGLDNALWLYCFAPTSDGGVFLGGLRLEMWQAFCDLMGKWDEWEVGSWQSLSPFLNRESQLKYFPEVAAFTARHTSEELVRMSVEYGRSGRLAPITPVIAPIISPQEAMADPNWNQRGIFTPTEDPLFGRVVAAQAQHKMTETPIRTKWVCRPAGYDNEFVFQKYMGLGPAGLHGLREAGVV from the coding sequence ATGAACACGGCAAGACCGAAATGGGCCGAGTGGGCCGACTGGATCCGCCAAGAGGACGACCCCGCCGCCGCCGGGCCCAAGCCCGAGGCTCTGGACGACCTGGTGGTGTTGGACCTGAGCAACAACAGCTATGCCGGAGCCTACTGCTCCTCCATGCTGGCCGAGTTCGGGGCCGAGGTGATAAGGGTCGAGCCGCCGGGTGGCGACTTCTTGCGCACCTGCACCCCTTACGGCATGCGCCACCAGGGGGAGGGCCTCAACTATCTCACCGAGGGGCGCAACAAATACCACATCACCCTGGACCTGGAGCAAACCCGCGGCCGCGAGCTGCTGCGCGGGCTGGCCGCCCAGGCGGACGTGCTCATCGAGACCTACGCTCCCGGCGTAATGGACGCCTGGGGACTGGGCTACGAGGACCTGGAGCAGGCCAACCCCGGCCTCATCTTCGCCTCCATCACCTCGCAAGGCCAGTTCGGGCCCCTGAGCGATCAGCCCAGCCCGGACTACGACAACGTGGCCCAGGCCCGTTCGGGCATCCAGTACGCCACCGGGGCGGTGCCTCCCCCCGGCCAGCCCCTGGACGAGTGCCCCTGGGCGGTGTCCACCAAGGCCAGCCCCTGGATCGCCTGGTGCACCGCGGGCACCTTCATGGCCACCGGCATCCTGGCCGCCCTGCATTGGCGCATGGCCAGCGGCCGGGGCCAGGCCCTGGACGTATCCACCACCGAGGCCTACATGCGCCTGGACGACTACTCCCACATCTGGTTCCAGGGCGGGGGCCACATAACCGAACGGCTGGGCGGCCTGGACAACGCCCTGTGGCTGTATTGCTTCGCCCCCACCAGCGACGGGGGGGTGTTCCTGGGCGGTCTGCGCCTGGAGATGTGGCAGGCCTTCTGCGACCTCATGGGCAAGTGGGACGAGTGGGAGGTGGGCTCCTGGCAATCCCTTTCGCCCTTTTTGAACCGCGAGTCCCAGCTCAAATACTTTCCTGAGGTGGCCGCGTTCACCGCGCGCCACACCAGCGAAGAGCTGGTGAGGATGTCGGTGGAATACGGCCGGAGCGGCCGCCTGGCCCCGATCACCCCGGTGATCGCCCCGATCATCTCGCCGCAAGAGGCCATGGCCGATCCCAACTGGAATCAGCGGGGCATATTCACCCCCACCGAAGACCCGCTCTTCGGGCGGGTGGTGGCGGCCCAGGCCCAGCACAAGATGACCGAGACCCCCATCAGGACCAAATGGGTCTGCCGGCCGGCCGGCTATGACAACGAGTTCGTTTTTCAAAAGTACATGGGCCTGGGGCCGGCCGGCCTGCATGGGCTCAGAGAAGCCGGGGTGGTGTAA
- a CDS encoding arylsulfatase, whose amino-acid sequence MRIFTKHLHLWLAVLALALVMAAAPALAAGQKPNILLIVSDDTGYGDLGVYGGGEGRGMPTPNLDRMADQGMTFFSFYAQPSCTPGRAAMQTGRIPNRSGMTTVAFQGQGGGLPAAEWTLASVLKKAGYQTYFTGKWHLGESDYALPNAQGYDEMKYCFLYHLNAYTYADPNWFPDMDPKLRKMFAKVTKGSLSGKAGEKAKQDWKVNGEYVNTPEKGVVGIPFLDDYVEKAGIEFLEKAAKSGKPFFINVNFMKVHQPNLPAPQFKHKSLSKTKYADSIVELDAHIGALLNKLKALGLDKNTLVFWTTDNGAWQDVYPDAGYTPFRGTKGTVREGGNRVPAIALMPGKIKAGVRNYDILGGLDFMATFASIAGIELPKKDREGQPIYFDSYDMTPVLFGTGKSKRTNWFYFTEDELSPGAVRAGHYKAVFNLRGDDGQPTGGLAVDTNLGWKGAKKYVATVPQVFDLWQDPQERYDLFMTNWTERTWTMVTFNEVVTQLMKTYVKYPPRKLQSETYTGPITISKYQRYKWVRDALRKEGISLPMPTGN is encoded by the coding sequence ATGCGCATATTCACTAAGCATCTTCATCTATGGCTGGCCGTTTTGGCCTTGGCCCTGGTCATGGCCGCGGCGCCGGCTTTGGCCGCCGGCCAGAAACCCAACATCCTGCTCATCGTCTCCGACGACACCGGCTACGGCGACCTGGGCGTATACGGCGGCGGCGAGGGGCGGGGCATGCCCACTCCCAACCTGGACCGCATGGCCGACCAGGGCATGACCTTCTTCTCCTTCTACGCCCAGCCCAGCTGCACCCCGGGCCGCGCGGCCATGCAGACCGGCCGCATCCCCAACCGCAGCGGCATGACCACCGTGGCCTTCCAGGGCCAGGGCGGCGGCCTGCCCGCGGCGGAGTGGACTCTGGCCTCGGTGCTCAAAAAGGCCGGCTACCAGACCTACTTCACCGGCAAGTGGCACCTGGGCGAATCGGACTACGCCCTGCCCAACGCCCAGGGCTACGATGAGATGAAGTACTGCTTCCTTTATCACCTAAACGCCTACACCTATGCCGACCCCAACTGGTTCCCGGACATGGACCCCAAGCTCAGGAAGATGTTCGCCAAGGTGACCAAGGGCTCGCTCTCGGGCAAGGCCGGCGAAAAGGCCAAGCAGGACTGGAAGGTCAACGGCGAGTACGTCAACACCCCGGAAAAGGGCGTGGTGGGCATCCCCTTCCTGGACGACTACGTGGAAAAGGCCGGGATCGAGTTTTTGGAAAAGGCGGCCAAGTCGGGTAAGCCCTTCTTCATCAACGTGAACTTCATGAAGGTGCACCAGCCCAACCTGCCCGCACCCCAGTTCAAGCACAAGTCGCTGTCCAAGACCAAGTACGCCGACTCCATCGTGGAGTTGGACGCCCACATCGGCGCGCTGCTGAACAAGCTCAAGGCCCTGGGCCTGGACAAGAACACCCTGGTCTTCTGGACCACGGACAACGGCGCCTGGCAGGACGTGTATCCCGACGCGGGCTACACCCCCTTCCGGGGCACCAAGGGCACCGTGCGCGAGGGCGGCAACCGGGTTCCGGCCATCGCGCTGATGCCCGGCAAGATCAAGGCCGGGGTGCGCAACTACGACATCCTGGGCGGCCTGGACTTCATGGCCACCTTTGCCAGCATCGCGGGTATCGAGCTGCCCAAGAAGGACCGCGAAGGCCAGCCCATCTACTTCGACAGCTACGACATGACCCCGGTGCTCTTCGGCACCGGCAAGAGCAAGCGCACCAACTGGTTCTACTTCACCGAAGACGAGCTGAGCCCCGGCGCGGTGCGCGCGGGCCACTACAAGGCCGTGTTCAACCTGCGCGGCGACGACGGGCAGCCCACCGGCGGCCTGGCCGTGGACACCAACCTGGGCTGGAAGGGCGCCAAAAAGTACGTGGCCACCGTGCCCCAGGTCTTCGACCTGTGGCAGGACCCCCAGGAGCGATACGACCTCTTCATGACCAACTGGACCGAACGCACCTGGACCATGGTCACCTTCAACGAAGTCGTCACTCAGCTTATGAAGACCTACGTCAAGTATCCGCCTCGCAAGCTGCAAAGCGAGACTTACACAGGGCCCATAACCATCAGCAAGTACCAGCGCTACAAGTGGGTCCGCGATGCGCTGCGCAAGGAAGGCATCAGCCTGCCCATGCCCACGGGCAACTAA
- the dctP gene encoding TRAP transporter substrate-binding protein DctP, which yields MKPIKAIMAGALIAALTLGGALAASAATHKLTLAYLPVKGTTYVEYTELFAKKVKEATGGQVQIILNDSLVKGTQLAQSVRDDRVQLSTILGGYYSATNPEFGLSQLPGLMDNLDEFQKVFYGFWRADLDKMLAKHYNSKALMWGLFCPQNLISIKPVKTLADFKGKKIRVHNIETATLVAAIGAKPTPMPASEVLPALQRGIIDGVFTSSCWAYGQAFYTVAKNVSLWPISTILPFPIVINNDEWNKLPADLQKKIAAVGQKLEQDAFANYAGIIKNFPKKWTSKGVEYYVAPQDQVKMLFQAKNIKPVYQAFFKRASKAGFDGKAFVEKALKLLNKKLDY from the coding sequence ATGAAACCGATCAAGGCCATCATGGCCGGCGCCCTGATAGCGGCCCTGACCCTGGGCGGCGCCCTGGCCGCCAGCGCGGCCACCCACAAGCTGACCCTGGCCTATCTGCCGGTCAAGGGAACCACCTATGTGGAATACACCGAGCTGTTCGCCAAGAAGGTCAAGGAGGCCACGGGCGGCCAGGTCCAGATCATCCTCAACGATTCCCTGGTCAAGGGCACTCAGCTCGCGCAGTCGGTCCGCGACGACCGGGTCCAGCTGTCGACCATTCTGGGTGGTTACTACTCGGCCACCAACCCCGAGTTCGGCCTCTCCCAGCTGCCCGGGCTCATGGACAACCTGGATGAATTCCAGAAGGTCTTCTACGGCTTTTGGCGGGCGGACCTGGACAAGATGCTGGCCAAGCACTACAACAGCAAGGCCTTGATGTGGGGCCTGTTCTGCCCCCAGAACCTCATCTCCATCAAGCCGGTCAAGACTCTGGCCGACTTCAAGGGCAAGAAGATCAGGGTGCACAACATCGAGACCGCGACCCTGGTGGCGGCTATCGGCGCCAAGCCCACTCCCATGCCCGCCTCCGAGGTGCTACCCGCCCTGCAGCGCGGCATCATCGACGGCGTGTTCACCTCCTCCTGCTGGGCCTATGGCCAAGCCTTCTACACCGTGGCCAAGAACGTTTCCCTTTGGCCCATCTCGACCATCCTGCCTTTCCCCATCGTGATCAACAACGACGAGTGGAACAAACTGCCTGCCGACCTGCAAAAGAAGATCGCGGCGGTGGGGCAGAAGCTGGAGCAGGATGCCTTTGCCAACTACGCCGGCATCATTAAAAACTTCCCCAAGAAGTGGACCAGCAAGGGCGTGGAGTATTACGTGGCGCCCCAGGACCAGGTGAAGATGCTGTTCCAGGCCAAAAACATCAAGCCGGTTTACCAGGCCTTTTTCAAGCGCGCCTCCAAGGCCGGCTTTGA
- a CDS encoding sigma 54-interacting transcriptional regulator yields MHQPVYSYNENEFDLLRENQAFRKRIAELEEKLELSDLVFEHIENGALVTDPEGKIIRFNRPYADFMEVDPSDLIGRQVTEVIDNTRMHIVAQTGKPESMLIQRIKEKDLVVQRIPIKKNGQVMAVFGQIMFKDLREIHALAKTLELMESRVRLYEEELTALRRARYTLQSIKGTSQSMSRLRAEAEQAGGHSLPVLITGESGTGKEIFAQAIHNASHRRLHPFVRINCAAIPHDLFESELFGYAKGAFTGALSQGKPGKFELAGAGTLFLDEIGEMPLEMQPKLLQILEEKVYERVGGVKPMRTQCRIMAATNRNLENMMNEGSFRKDLFFRLNVVPIRLSPLRERRDDILPIARHLLEQIAQDFGQVRYTLAEEAAAILTAYDWPGNVRELHNVLERALSLMKGEHIKADSLPLYLRRQQHLPVVEDHWDLKALVRQTEKKVITEALASTDNNKALTARLLGIDRTVLYRKMKKYGIAG; encoded by the coding sequence ATGCACCAGCCGGTTTACAGTTACAACGAGAACGAATTCGACCTGTTGAGGGAAAACCAGGCCTTTCGCAAACGCATTGCCGAGCTGGAGGAGAAGCTGGAGCTGTCGGACCTGGTTTTCGAACATATTGAAAACGGCGCCCTGGTGACCGACCCCGAAGGGAAGATAATCCGCTTCAACCGGCCCTACGCCGATTTCATGGAGGTGGACCCCAGCGACCTGATCGGCCGCCAGGTCACCGAGGTCATAGACAACACCCGCATGCATATCGTGGCCCAGACCGGCAAGCCCGAAAGCATGCTGATCCAGCGCATCAAGGAAAAGGACCTGGTGGTGCAGCGCATCCCCATCAAGAAGAACGGCCAGGTCATGGCCGTCTTCGGGCAGATCATGTTCAAGGACCTGAGGGAGATCCACGCCCTGGCCAAGACCTTGGAGCTCATGGAGTCGCGGGTGCGGCTTTATGAAGAGGAGCTGACCGCCCTGCGGAGGGCCCGCTACACCCTGCAAAGCATCAAGGGGACCAGCCAAAGCATGAGCCGCCTCCGCGCGGAAGCCGAGCAGGCCGGAGGCCATAGCCTGCCCGTGCTGATCACCGGGGAATCCGGGACCGGCAAGGAGATCTTCGCCCAGGCCATTCACAATGCCAGCCATCGGCGGCTGCATCCCTTTGTGCGCATCAACTGCGCGGCCATACCCCACGATCTTTTTGAGTCCGAGCTTTTCGGCTACGCCAAGGGCGCCTTCACCGGGGCCCTGTCGCAGGGCAAGCCGGGCAAGTTCGAGCTGGCCGGGGCGGGCACCTTGTTTTTGGACGAGATAGGCGAGATGCCCCTGGAGATGCAGCCCAAGCTTCTGCAGATTTTGGAGGAAAAGGTCTACGAGCGGGTGGGCGGGGTAAAACCCATGCGCACCCAGTGCCGCATCATGGCCGCCACCAACCGCAACCTGGAAAACATGATGAACGAGGGCTCCTTTCGCAAGGACCTGTTCTTCCGCCTCAACGTGGTGCCCATCCGTTTAAGCCCCCTGCGGGAACGCAGGGATGACATCCTGCCCATTGCGCGCCACCTGCTGGAACAGATAGCCCAGGATTTCGGCCAGGTGCGCTACACCCTGGCCGAAGAGGCGGCGGCCATACTCACGGCCTACGATTGGCCGGGAAACGTGCGTGAGTTGCACAACGTGCTGGAAAGGGCCCTATCGCTGATGAAGGGTGAGCACATAAAGGCCGACAGCCTGCCCCTGTATCTGCGCAGGCAGCAGCATCTGCCGGTGGTGGAAGACCATTGGGACCTCAAGGCATTGGTCAGGCAGACCGAAAAGAAGGTTATCACCGAAGCCCTGGCCTCCACCGACAATAACAAGGCCCTGACCGCCCGCCTCCTGGGCATAGACCGCACCGTGCTCTACCGGAAGATGAAGAAGTACGGCATCGCCGGCTGA
- a CDS encoding CoA transferase, with protein MPREHSAQEVHLMAAETWKDYVRNKGHKPKPLKGLRVLEVCTIVFGPSGPSWLAEMGAEAIKVEIPPLGDLERDLSCSGYRFKEQSPLFLHDNVNKYYLGLDLHKPEGQEVFRQLAAKADIIENNLRPGVMERFNVDYRKIKEINPGLIYIEKNGFGQWGTYAEENRPSNDGASQAFSGLAWMSSFPGQTPVKQMSYLCDMYGALMAEVAVLSALHHRDRTGKGQYIEISQTESIMRTMSWVWPYMDLTGQCPPPAGNRDVSICPADTFRCADGGLLALAAAAPQEFVGLCRAMGREELAEDPRFAEHLERLKDENATELLAIIAQWAAELTPEEIESLARQHGFAASRVRDARQVVEDEHCRARGFMTQVDDALYGQYLDHEFPVMMSKTPPQKKWAARPVGFDNEFLLKSILDKSEQEIEGLYEKGALGKWADRPGRRPPPDWDGEAGLIMRKR; from the coding sequence ATGCCGCGCGAACACTCTGCCCAAGAGGTGCACTTGATGGCCGCCGAGACCTGGAAAGATTACGTCAGAAACAAGGGACACAAACCAAAACCGCTAAAAGGTCTGAGAGTCTTGGAGGTCTGCACCATAGTCTTCGGCCCTTCCGGGCCCAGCTGGCTGGCCGAGATGGGAGCCGAGGCCATCAAGGTGGAGATTCCCCCCTTGGGAGACCTGGAACGCGACCTCAGTTGTTCGGGCTACCGCTTCAAGGAGCAGAGCCCGCTTTTTTTGCATGACAACGTGAACAAGTATTACCTGGGGCTGGACCTGCACAAGCCCGAAGGCCAGGAGGTGTTTCGCCAGCTGGCCGCCAAGGCGGACATAATCGAGAACAACTTGCGCCCCGGGGTGATGGAACGCTTCAACGTCGACTACCGCAAGATAAAGGAGATCAACCCCGGGCTCATCTATATAGAGAAGAACGGCTTCGGGCAGTGGGGCACCTACGCCGAGGAGAACCGCCCCTCCAACGACGGCGCCTCCCAGGCCTTCTCCGGCCTCGCCTGGATGTCCTCCTTCCCCGGTCAGACGCCGGTGAAGCAGATGAGCTACCTTTGCGACATGTACGGCGCTTTGATGGCCGAGGTGGCGGTGCTCAGCGCCCTGCACCACCGCGACCGCACCGGCAAGGGCCAATACATAGAGATATCCCAGACCGAAAGCATCATGCGCACCATGTCCTGGGTCTGGCCCTATATGGACCTCACCGGCCAGTGCCCCCCGCCGGCCGGCAACCGGGACGTCTCCATCTGCCCGGCCGACACCTTCCGTTGCGCCGATGGCGGCTTGCTGGCCCTGGCCGCCGCCGCGCCCCAGGAGTTCGTTGGCCTTTGCCGGGCCATGGGCCGCGAGGAGCTGGCCGAGGACCCCCGCTTCGCCGAGCACCTGGAGCGCCTGAAGGATGAAAACGCCACCGAGCTGCTGGCCATCATCGCCCAGTGGGCGGCGGAGCTGACCCCCGAGGAAATAGAAAGCTTGGCCCGGCAACATGGCTTCGCCGCCTCCCGGGTGCGCGACGCCCGCCAAGTGGTGGAAGACGAGCACTGCCGCGCCCGGGGCTTCATGACCCAGGTGGACGACGCCCTGTACGGCCAATACCTGGATCACGAGTTCCCGGTGATGATGTCCAAGACTCCGCCTCAGAAAAAATGGGCCGCGCGGCCGGTGGGCTTTGACAACGAATTCCTCCTGAAAAGCATCCTCGATAAAAGCGAGCAAGAGATAGAGGGGCTCTACGAAAAGGGCGCCCTGGGCAAATGGGCCGACCGCCCCGGCAGACGGCCGCCACCGGACTGGGACGGCGAGGCCGGACTGATAATGCGCAAGCGATGA
- a CDS encoding LysR family transcriptional regulator translates to MTSLKAITYALALNEHRSFTAAARSLGISQSALSRAILKLESELGVPLFDRSRPEVAPTPHGEAYLGKASKIIGQLDEAEQEIRMMSGLENGTLRVGFGPVYVASLAGPAVGRFVADHPRVKVRISTGGWAGLSQKFLAGGMELYVGEISVLSSYEELRTIPLSTQSGVFFCRPDHPLLARAPVELAELAAFPFATVQLPQRITAFLDELLVVQKASHGMTVARPPIECENFFITKRVVAHSNAIGLTTGYVLREEFESGALRELKVKGNRLSSQGGVAVKSGATLSPAAQAFISYLVEADRSYGAA, encoded by the coding sequence ATGACTAGTTTGAAAGCCATTACTTACGCCCTGGCCCTCAACGAGCACCGCAGTTTCACCGCGGCCGCCCGCAGCCTGGGCATCTCCCAATCCGCCTTGTCGCGGGCCATCCTAAAGCTGGAGAGCGAGCTGGGGGTGCCCCTGTTCGACCGCAGCCGGCCGGAGGTGGCCCCCACTCCCCACGGGGAGGCCTATCTCGGCAAGGCTTCCAAAATTATTGGGCAATTGGACGAAGCCGAGCAGGAAATCCGCATGATGAGCGGCCTGGAAAATGGCACCTTGCGGGTGGGCTTCGGGCCGGTGTACGTGGCCAGCCTGGCCGGCCCGGCGGTGGGGCGCTTCGTGGCCGACCACCCCCGGGTAAAGGTGCGCATAAGCACCGGGGGATGGGCCGGATTGTCCCAAAAGTTCCTGGCCGGCGGCATGGAACTCTACGTGGGCGAGATCAGCGTCCTGAGCAGCTACGAGGAGCTGAGGACTATTCCCCTGAGCACCCAGTCGGGGGTTTTCTTTTGCCGGCCGGACCATCCCTTGCTGGCGCGGGCCCCGGTGGAGCTGGCCGAGCTGGCCGCCTTTCCCTTTGCCACCGTGCAACTGCCCCAGAGGATAACCGCGTTCCTGGATGAACTGCTGGTGGTGCAAAAGGCCTCCCATGGGATGACCGTGGCCCGGCCGCCCATCGAGTGCGAGAACTTTTTCATCACCAAGCGGGTGGTGGCTCACAGCAACGCCATCGGCCTGACCACCGGCTACGTGCTGCGCGAGGAGTTCGAGAGCGGCGCCTTGCGCGAGCTGAAGGTCAAGGGAAACCGCTTGTCTTCCCAGGGCGGGGTGGCGGTCAAGAGCGGGGCCACTCTCTCCCCGGCCGCCCAGGCCTTCATCTCCTATCTGGTGGAAGCCGACCGGTCCTACGGCGCGGCTTGA